GGCAAGGGGGTGACGGGCACCGTCGTCCTCGGTGTCGATCCCGCCGCAACGCCCTGACCACCTCCCGGTGGCGGCCGGGCGGGCGAGTCCGGAAGGTTTCGTCCCAGAAGCCCGCGGCCAGGAATCGGGGATGACCCGGCATCGAACATGTGAGTCATGCGGAGCCGCGCTGGCCGCCGCACCACGCGGCGGCCGGCCGGCCCGGTACTGCTCCAACGCATGCCGGCAACGGGCGTTCAGACGGCATTCGACACACAGAGCCGCCGGGAAGGAACGGCCAATCGCACCGGATGCCTCCCCACCGCATCCGGGCCGTGGGCTGCCGCGAGCGCTCGACTCCTTCGTGGGGCGACGGCAGGAGCTGTCGCGTCTGCGCACCCTGCTGAGGACGTCGCGTCTGCTCACGCTGACCGGTGCCGCCGGCGTCGGCAAGACACGGCTGGCACTGGAGTTCGCCAAGGGACTGCCCGAGCGTCAGGGGCAGGTGGACCTGTCGCACTCGATTCCCTGCACGACGGCGCCCCGCTCGCGCAGGCCGTGGCCACCGCGCTGGGCGTGAGCGAACGGGCCGGGCAATCCGGTGCCGACGTGCTCGTCCGTGCGATCGGCGACACCCGCCGGCTGCTGATCATGGACAACTGCGAGCATCTGCGGAGCCGTGTGCCCGGCTCGCCGCATCCTTGCTGAGCCACTGCCCCGGGCTGCGGATCCTGGCCACCAGCCGGGAGGCCCTGCGGGTACCCGGGAGGCTGTGTTCCGGGTCGGCGAGCTGTCCGTGCCACCCGTCGGCACCGGGGACGATCCAACTGCCCTCCTGCGGTCCGACGCGGTCCGGCTGTTCGTCGAACGTGCCTCGAGCCGTGCACCGGGCTTCACACTCGGGCGCGACAACGGCGCGACCGTCGCGGAGATATGCCGCCGACTGGACGGGCTGACGCTCGCCGTCGAACTCGCGGCACGGCGCGTCGGCGCCCTTCCGTTGGGCGACATCCTCGCGGACTGGACGACCAGTTCTTACAGTTGTCGCTCCTGACCGACGGCAACCGGACCGGCCCCCGCCGCCACGACGGGCTGGCCGCGGCGATCGACTGGAGCCATCGGCTCCTCGATCCGGAGGAACAGGCTGTCTTCCGGCGCCTGGCAGTGCTCGTCGGCGGATTCGACGCCGGGCAGCCGAGGCGGTCTGCGCCGGTAGCGGCGTCGCGCCCCCACATCCTCCGCATTCTGTGCGCCCTTGAGGCCAAATCCCTGATCGTTCGGCTGCCGGGAGACACAGAGCCGGCGCGGTTCCGGCAGCTGAGTGCCATCCGCGCATACGCCATGGAACGCCTGGTCGCGGCCCCGCGAGCTGCACACCGTCCGGCGGCGGGCCCTCACGTGGCTGAACGACCTCGCGGACTTGGTCGGCAACGAGGTGTTCGCCGACCAGACCGGCAGTCCGCTCATCGCCGAACGGGACAATCTCGCGGCGGCCCTCGCCGACACCGCCGACCGTGACGCTGCACCGTACAGGCGGCTGCCGTTGGAACTG
This DNA window, taken from Streptomyces sp. TLI_235, encodes the following:
- a CDS encoding hypothetical protein (manually curated), with the translated sequence MPSAHTPWNAWSRPRELHTVRRRALTWLNDLADLVGNEVFADQTGSPLIAERDNLAAALADTADRDAAPYRRLPLELARVHYQQEQPSAARSLLDRLLQETDEPALGGAVAALATRVACQQSDLAQALLLGEQAVRLERKRGH